TGTTTATAGATCAAAACACACAAATGAGACACAAACGCACCAAAACGAGCCAATAGTATTAAGAAAGAATGAAATGCTCTCACCTCTTGTGTGTCTTAGGAGCAGGTTTCTCGGTCTTCTTAGGGTTGGGGTCTGCACGGATGGCAGCATGAACCTTCTTGTACAACTCCTCCATGCTCTCAGCATCAACTCCTTTCTTCAAGTACTGACTGAAGTGAGTCTGAAACTTCTCTGGCTCATCCTCATTCAACATCTTCATGTAGTTTGAGACGTGACCACCATAGATGTAGTTCCTGTGGATCTCAGCATCGAGTTGCTTGTTCTCCTTGTTGAAACCAGCAAATCTCTTGTCACTGTGGGGGATATCAAGTCCTCCGTCCAAGGCACCCTACAGTAACAATAAACAAACTCATCAAACACATAACACAACAGATAAGAATAAGGTATTACAACAGTTATATATTACCTTGAGTGCACCAAAGACACGGTTTCCTGTAGTGGTCCTGATAAGACCAACATCAAGTAGAGCACGGAATGGTCTCCTGGACTCGGTTGGCTCGACGGAAAAGTCCTCTCCGGTAGCCTGTTCATGATTTTATACGGTTAGAGATAAAGCCGGAGATAAAGCTCAAATCAGATTTACATGAAACATTACCTCAAGGTTGCCCTCGTACTCTTCATCCATTTCCAACATCTTCAGAACACGGCGAGCCAATAGAAGCCCGGTGCAGTAAGCTGTGTTTCACAAGTAAAGGGTACTAACTATTTAGCAAGACAGAACAAATCAACTATACCCAGAAAACTAAAGCAAAGGACTGATCAGTACCTGCAGCGTAGTTGGTAAGTCCAACGGTGAGACCATACTGAGGCAACTCATGAGCGTAAGCAGAAGCCTTGACAATGTCACCGGCTATGCTTGCAGACACGATTTGTGCGACTATGTCTTTGTTGGTGAACCTGACAACAAAACGGTACTTTGGTGTGTTGTACTTGTTCTTGTCTTGGTTGATGAGACGGATCCTTGCTCTGTAATCAGTCTTCCCATCtgcacaaaaatgaaaaaaacctTTCAGAACGCAGACAATATAAATCCAAAGAAACAAATgaagaatcaaatcaaaataccTCTCCTTCTCCTGAACTTGACTTGGTACCTCTTGAAGTAAGCGTTCGACTTGGATGGCTTCACAAACACCTATCAATATAAAAAACATCTTATATCGTTAAGAGTTTTATATAAAGAACGATGTAGCTGTTCTTCCTAAAGAAGCAAAGATCTATATGAAATATCGTAAAGGTACAGCCTTTAAACATCAAGACCAAAACCCATTAAGATTATAGCCCTATAGACTAATGAATTCTCGTTACCAAAGCTcagacaaatatgaaaaatctaagGAAACGCTGGAGAAAACTAATGTAGGAGATTTCCATATCAAACGAAATGAAAAGCAGAATCTTATTGTTTGAGAAAATTAAGAAGGCAGAGAGATGAAAGCTAGGGCGTACCATTGTTTGAAGCTAAGCGGAAGCTAAGCGGAAGCTTTGGGTGTGAGATGAGAGTGTCGAGAAGACAAGAGGCGGAATATAAACCAAAATGCAAGATCTTATAATGAAAAACCCTAGATGACTCCTTCGTGGGCTCTCCCTTAATTCAACGGCCACGATTTATCTGGGCTTAATAATGTTTTAACGGTCTAGATCGGTATAATGTATTCTGCATGGGCCCATTAGTCTTTGTATTTGGGCTTTTGTCTTCCCAAACTATTCTGAGATGTCTTTATGTATACTCCTTCCATTTCGAATTAGATGCCGTTTTACGGAAAAAAATTCGTTCCAAAATTAGTgtcgttttatgattttaatgcaaaatttattaattttttattctaatatatttttctattggttgaaatctggttaggtgtattggtaatgatgtttttatctagtaaatagataaacttaaatgttttattaatctgtgtGTCGAATTCTAGAACGACAAGTAAAACGAAACAGAGGAAGTACTAAGCTTACTTAGCTcgaaattgtttaataaaatgcaataactcaaaatatttagtgaagttattttataattttggtttaaaaatagtATCGCAAATTTTTTCTGTTTATTGGCTTttggtatttatttatttttgtgtcaGTCAACAagagtttatatttatttatgtgatgCAAATATATGTTGGACtataatcttaaaattttggGTGTGACATTACTTATTATGAGAGATATTCTATAATgttggtatttttttttgaaacagagTACAAATGATGGAAATTAATCTGTAACTGAATAGTATGTCATAGCTTAAAACAAATGTACAACTTACAAAATTTGTAACTAGTTTGTGTAGTTCTTAAGCATGCGGCTCAGGACTGGTAATTTGTGTAATTCTTGAGCATGTGGCTCAGGACTGGTAATCAGTGTTTTAGTGTAACTAAATCATATAGCTACGACTTGAATGTAGTCATTGTCATTACTAAATTAAGTGTGGGAATTCCACCAATAttctattttggtcttttttttaTCACCAAAACATTTATCAGGTCTGTAGCTTTCAAGTAACAGAAACGCTCCTTTCTCCGGTCCGACGTTTGTGTCGGAACCGAAGGCGTCCTCCTCCTttcctttctcttttttattttgccTCCTCCCATCTGTTCAACCTCTGTCGATATGCAAGCGATTCTGGATGTGTCCGTTTGTCACCGGAGACCTCTCTGTTGGTTAAAGGAGACAAGACGACGGTTCTGGAAAAGCGGGGAGACTGAGGAGCGACTGAAGCGGGGGAGGTCGGCTTTTAGGACTGAAGAAGCTACCAGATCTAGTTTTCCTCTTTTCAGATTTGGGCGATTTCTTCGGAATGCCGGCGTGTGACCATTGTGGGAACCCTTCTCCGTCTTAGATCTACCTCACTGAGCGGAGGTGAGAAGTACGGAAGAGCGATTGACAAGCGGTGGAAGATGTTTTGAAGCTCCGGTTCTCGGAATCAACGTGTCGCAGAGTCCTTCGTCGCCGGAGGTGGTAGCTTTGCAGCAGGTACACGGTGAGGCTCTACTTCCCAGCGCCGGCGGTGGTCTGGTTACTTCGTCGGTGGTATGAATCTCACGTCATCTGAAGCTAGGTTTTGCTGTTCCGATTACGTTATGCTGTC
The window above is part of the Brassica napus cultivar Da-Ae chromosome C3, Da-Ae, whole genome shotgun sequence genome. Proteins encoded here:
- the LOC111197839 gene encoding 60S ribosomal protein L5-1, with protein sequence MVFVKPSKSNAYFKRYQVKFRRRRDGKTDYRARIRLINQDKNKYNTPKYRFVVRFTNKDIVAQIVSASIAGDIVKASAYAHELPQYGLTVGLTNYAAAYCTGLLLARRVLKMLEMDEEYEGNLEATGEDFSVEPTESRRPFRALLDVGLIRTTTGNRVFGALKGALDGGLDIPHSDKRFAGFNKENKQLDAEIHRNYIYGGHVSNYMKMLNEDEPEKFQTHFSQYLKKGVDAESMEELYKKVHAAIRADPNPKKTEKPAPKTHKRYNLKKLTYEERKNKLIERVKALNGAAGGDDDDEDDEE